From the genome of Naumannella halotolerans, one region includes:
- a CDS encoding PspC domain-containing protein — MAKQLTRNTNDKLLGGVCSGVAQYLGVDTGLTRLITLAIVLLTGIGPFLYLGAWFLLPDETSRSGITWVTDEIRSRKNSTTDAPAPHNPDDLR; from the coding sequence ATGGCCAAGCAACTGACCCGTAACACCAACGACAAACTCCTCGGCGGTGTCTGCAGCGGCGTCGCCCAGTACCTCGGCGTGGACACCGGGCTGACCCGGTTGATCACCCTGGCGATCGTCCTGCTGACCGGGATCGGCCCGTTCCTCTACCTCGGCGCCTGGTTCCTGCTGCCGGACGAGACCTCCCGATCGGGCATCACCTGGGTCACCGACGAGATCCGCAGCCGGAAGAACTCCACCACCGACGCGCCGGCACCGCACAACCCCGACGACCTGCGCTGA
- the guaA gene encoding glutamine-hydrolyzing GMP synthase — MSSDSPVAPDPERDHDVVLVVDFGAQYAQLIARRVREANVYSEIVPHTMSAADMLAKQPKAVILSGGPASVYAEGAPQVDPALFGAGTPVFGICYGFQAMAAALGGTVAQTGRSEYGRTPLKVAGGGRLLADLPSDLSVWMSHRDAVSAAPAGFEVLAGTTDTPVAAFEDLSVALAGVQWHPEVLHSQLGQQVLENFLFDIAGVKPDWTAANIVDDTVRAVREQVGDKRVLCALSGGVDSAVAAALVQRAIGDQLTCVFVDHGLLRKGEAEQVERDFVAATGVDLKVSDATDRFLGALSGVIDPEEKRKIIGREFIRTFEAAAREVQAEGEVEYLVQGTLYPDVVESGGGEGAANIKSHHNVGGLPEDLKFTLIEPLRALFKDEVRAVGEELGLPSAMVWRQPFPGPGLAIRIVGEVNPARLDLLREADAIAREELTNAGLDRDVWQFPVVLLADVHSVGVQGDGRTYGHPVVLRPVSSEDAMTADWSRLPHELLERISTRITNEVPQVNRVVLDITSKPPGTIEWE, encoded by the coding sequence ATGAGTTCAGATTCACCGGTGGCACCCGATCCCGAGCGCGACCATGACGTGGTCCTGGTCGTCGACTTCGGCGCCCAGTACGCGCAGTTGATCGCCCGCCGGGTACGGGAGGCGAATGTCTACTCCGAGATCGTCCCGCACACCATGAGTGCGGCCGACATGCTGGCCAAGCAGCCGAAGGCGGTGATCCTTTCCGGAGGCCCCGCCTCGGTCTACGCCGAGGGGGCACCGCAGGTGGACCCGGCGCTCTTCGGTGCCGGCACCCCGGTCTTCGGGATCTGTTACGGCTTCCAGGCCATGGCCGCAGCACTCGGCGGTACGGTCGCCCAGACCGGGCGCAGCGAGTACGGCCGTACCCCGCTGAAGGTGGCCGGTGGAGGTCGCCTGCTGGCCGACCTGCCGAGCGATCTGTCGGTCTGGATGTCGCACCGCGACGCCGTCTCGGCGGCCCCCGCGGGCTTCGAGGTGCTGGCGGGTACGACCGACACCCCGGTCGCTGCCTTCGAGGATCTCTCGGTCGCCCTGGCCGGTGTGCAATGGCATCCCGAGGTGCTGCACTCCCAGCTGGGCCAGCAGGTGCTGGAGAACTTCCTGTTCGACATCGCCGGAGTGAAACCGGACTGGACGGCGGCCAACATCGTCGACGACACCGTGCGCGCCGTCCGCGAGCAGGTCGGTGACAAACGTGTCCTGTGCGCACTCTCCGGTGGCGTGGACTCGGCGGTCGCGGCAGCCCTGGTGCAGCGGGCGATCGGTGATCAACTCACCTGTGTCTTCGTCGATCATGGTCTGCTCCGCAAGGGCGAGGCCGAACAGGTGGAGCGTGACTTCGTCGCCGCAACCGGTGTCGACCTGAAGGTCAGCGATGCCACCGATCGCTTCCTGGGTGCGCTTTCGGGAGTGATCGACCCGGAGGAGAAGCGCAAGATCATCGGCCGCGAGTTCATCCGTACCTTCGAGGCCGCTGCCCGTGAGGTGCAGGCCGAGGGGGAGGTGGAGTACCTGGTCCAGGGCACTCTCTATCCCGATGTGGTCGAGTCCGGTGGTGGTGAGGGAGCTGCCAACATCAAGAGCCATCACAATGTCGGTGGTCTGCCCGAGGACCTGAAGTTCACCTTGATCGAACCCCTGCGGGCGTTGTTCAAAGACGAGGTACGAGCCGTCGGCGAGGAACTCGGCCTGCCCTCGGCGATGGTCTGGCGACAACCGTTCCCGGGCCCGGGGCTGGCGATCCGGATCGTCGGTGAGGTCAACCCGGCGCGACTCGACCTGCTGCGGGAGGCCGATGCGATCGCCCGCGAGGAGTTGACCAATGCCGGGCTGGACCGTGACGTCTGGCAGTTCCCGGTGGTCCTGCTCGCCGATGTGCACTCGGTCGGTGTGCAGGGCGACGGCCGTACCTACGGCCACCCGGTGGTACTGCGCCCGGTGAGTTCGGAGGACGCGATGACCGCCGACTGGTCACGCCTGCCGCATGAACTGCTGGAGCGGATCAGTACCCGGATCACCAACGAGGTGCCGCAGGTCAACCGGGTGGTGCTGGACATCACCAGCAAGCCGCCGGGCACCATCGAGTGGGAGTGA
- the cysK gene encoding cysteine synthase A — translation MPIFEDATKLIGRSPLVKLNRVTGENDATVLAKLEFYNPANSVKDRLGVAIIDAAEESGELKPGGTIVEGTSGNTGIALAMAGAARGYKVILAMPESMSLERRALLRAFGAELVLTPASEGMKGAVAKAAELAQEDGVVLARQFENPANVKIHRETTAQEILADTDGKVDYFVAGIGTGGTITGVGQVLKEKNPDVKIIAVEPKESPLLSEGTAGPHKIQGIGANFVPDVLDRDVIDEILPQDAETAWKVARETAAKEGLLVGTSSGAAIAAATEIANRPEAAGKTIVVIVPDFGERYLSTPLYADLLN, via the coding sequence ATGCCTATCTTTGAAGATGCGACGAAGCTCATCGGTCGCAGCCCGCTTGTGAAGTTGAACCGCGTGACCGGCGAGAACGATGCCACGGTCCTGGCGAAGCTGGAGTTCTACAACCCGGCGAACTCGGTGAAGGACCGCCTGGGGGTGGCCATCATCGACGCCGCCGAGGAGTCCGGCGAGCTGAAGCCCGGCGGCACCATCGTCGAGGGAACCTCCGGCAACACCGGTATCGCGCTGGCCATGGCCGGTGCGGCCCGTGGCTACAAGGTGATCCTGGCGATGCCGGAGTCCATGTCGCTGGAGCGTCGCGCCCTGCTGCGCGCCTTCGGTGCCGAGCTGGTGCTGACGCCGGCCTCGGAGGGCATGAAGGGTGCGGTGGCCAAGGCCGCCGAGCTCGCCCAGGAGGACGGTGTGGTGCTGGCCCGGCAGTTCGAGAACCCGGCCAACGTGAAGATCCACCGCGAGACCACCGCCCAGGAGATCCTCGCCGACACCGACGGCAAGGTCGACTACTTCGTCGCCGGTATCGGCACCGGTGGCACCATCACCGGTGTCGGCCAGGTGCTGAAGGAGAAGAACCCCGACGTCAAGATCATCGCCGTGGAGCCCAAGGAGTCTCCGCTGCTGAGCGAGGGCACCGCCGGCCCGCACAAGATCCAGGGCATCGGCGCGAACTTCGTGCCCGACGTGCTGGACCGCGACGTGATCGACGAGATCCTGCCGCAGGATGCCGAGACCGCCTGGAAGGTCGCCCGGGAGACCGCTGCCAAGGAGGGCCTGCTGGTCGGCACCTCCTCCGGTGCTGCGATCGCCGCGGCCACCGAGATCGCCAACCGTCCGGAGGCAGCCGGGAAGACGATCGTCGTGATCGTCCCGGACTTCGGCGAGCGCTACCTCTCCACCCCGCTGTACGCCGATCTGCTCAACTGA
- the epsC gene encoding serine O-acetyltransferase EpsC, with protein MVTTDADRPASEGGSLLDRVRIRFAEDCEAAFRNDPAARSRLELVLAYPGLHAIWLHRVAHALWETKVLRLPARVLSHLTRVLTGIEIHPGATIGRRFFIDHGVGVVIGETAEIGDDVMLYHQVTLGGRTLSQGKRHPTLEDGVVAGAGAKILGPVTVGAYSRIGANSVVTKDVPAHSTVVGVPGKVREPAAAPAEPEWII; from the coding sequence ATGGTGACCACCGATGCCGACCGCCCCGCATCCGAGGGCGGTTCGTTGCTCGACCGGGTGCGTATCCGGTTCGCCGAGGACTGCGAAGCGGCCTTCCGCAACGACCCGGCTGCACGTAGCCGACTCGAACTGGTGCTCGCCTACCCCGGATTGCATGCCATCTGGCTGCATCGGGTGGCGCACGCGCTCTGGGAGACCAAGGTCCTCCGCCTCCCGGCCCGCGTGCTGTCGCACCTCACCCGGGTGCTGACCGGGATCGAGATCCATCCCGGCGCCACCATCGGCCGCCGGTTCTTCATCGACCACGGTGTCGGTGTGGTGATCGGTGAGACCGCCGAGATCGGCGATGACGTGATGCTCTACCACCAGGTCACGCTGGGCGGCCGTACCCTCTCCCAGGGCAAGCGCCACCCCACCCTGGAGGACGGCGTGGTCGCCGGTGCCGGCGCCAAGATCCTCGGCCCGGTGACCGTCGGCGCCTACTCCCGCATCGGCGCCAATTCGGTCGTCACCAAGGACGTTCCGGCACACAGCACGGTGGTCGGCGTACCCGGCAAGGTACGCGAACCCGCCGCGGCACCGGCCGAACCCGAATGGATCATCTGA
- a CDS encoding ribbon-helix-helix protein, CopG family, with protein MAMTLRLTKAETAALRARAERENRSMQAVVQAAIRSYLDDAERRERLDTVLDTELPRYADALERLGQ; from the coding sequence ATGGCGATGACACTGCGGCTGACGAAGGCCGAAACGGCTGCGCTTCGAGCACGGGCCGAACGCGAGAACCGCTCAATGCAGGCGGTCGTGCAGGCTGCCATTCGCAGTTACTTGGACGACGCCGAACGGCGTGAACGCCTCGATACCGTTCTGGACACTGAGCTGCCGCGCTATGCCGATGCGCTCGAGCGTCTCGGTCAGTGA
- a CDS encoding type II toxin-antitoxin system death-on-curing family toxin, producing the protein MIRYLSIDDLLHVAERTLPSVSVRDAGLLASAVARPAQTVFGKEAYPGLFTKAAALLHSTARNHALVDGNKRLALAGTIAFLGINGYRLTLSNDQAYALIMDVASGRTNELEEISSRLSAGSAPW; encoded by the coding sequence GTGATCCGCTATCTGTCGATCGATGACCTTCTGCATGTGGCCGAAAGGACACTCCCGTCCGTGTCCGTCCGCGACGCCGGGCTGCTTGCCTCTGCTGTCGCGCGACCGGCACAGACGGTGTTCGGGAAGGAAGCCTATCCCGGCCTCTTCACGAAGGCGGCTGCGCTACTTCACTCGACCGCACGCAACCACGCCCTGGTCGACGGAAACAAGCGACTCGCCCTTGCCGGAACGATCGCGTTTCTGGGTATCAACGGGTATCGACTGACGCTCAGCAATGATCAGGCCTACGCCTTGATCATGGACGTTGCTTCCGGTCGGACGAACGAGTTGGAAGAGATCTCCAGCCGCCTCAGCGCGGGAAGCGCACCGTGGTGA
- a CDS encoding chorismate mutase, protein MTETPSNADVPAELLRLRGSIDNMDAALIHLLAERFKITQRVGELKATEGLPPADPGREAEQIERLRRLATEAHLDPDFAEKLINFIVAEVVRHHAAIAEGQS, encoded by the coding sequence ATGACCGAGACGCCCTCCAATGCCGATGTGCCGGCCGAACTGCTGCGCCTGCGCGGTTCGATCGACAACATGGATGCAGCGCTGATCCACCTGCTCGCGGAGCGGTTCAAGATCACCCAACGGGTCGGTGAGTTGAAGGCCACCGAGGGACTGCCGCCGGCCGACCCCGGCCGGGAGGCCGAGCAGATCGAGCGCCTTCGGCGTCTCGCCACCGAAGCGCATCTCGACCCGGACTTCGCCGAGAAGTTGATCAACTTCATCGTCGCCGAGGTGGTCCGGCACCATGCCGCGATCGCCGAGGGGCAGTCCTGA
- a CDS encoding GuaB3 family IMP dehydrogenase-related protein translates to MIDIGRSKRAHRAYSLDDVAIVPSRRTRGAEEVSLNWRIDALTFDFPLIAAPMDSIMSPATAIEIGRLGGLGVLNLEGLWTRYDDPEPLLVELADIDDQLAATARMQQIYAEPIKPELITARMKEIREAGVPVAGSLSPQNTQDYYQVVEAAAVDFFVIRGTTVSAEHVSGDREPLNLKKFIYDLDVPVIVGGCATYQAALHLMRTGAAGVLVGFGGGAAHTTADVLGIEVPMASALADVAEARRDYLDESGGRYVHLIADGSISKSGQIAKAIACGADAVMVGSPLARAHEAPGRGWHWGAEAWHAELPRGERVQRPQVGSLAEILHGPSRVPDGTMNLVGALRRSMATTGYTEVKEFQRVEVVVS, encoded by the coding sequence ATGATCGACATCGGCCGCAGCAAACGCGCCCACCGTGCCTATTCGCTCGACGACGTGGCGATCGTGCCGTCGCGCCGTACCCGCGGGGCCGAGGAGGTCTCCCTGAACTGGCGGATCGATGCGCTCACCTTCGACTTCCCTCTGATCGCCGCCCCGATGGACTCGATCATGTCGCCGGCGACGGCGATCGAGATCGGACGGTTGGGCGGACTCGGGGTATTGAACCTCGAGGGGCTGTGGACCCGCTACGACGATCCCGAGCCGTTGCTGGTCGAGCTAGCCGACATCGACGACCAGTTGGCGGCCACGGCGCGGATGCAGCAGATCTACGCCGAGCCGATCAAGCCGGAGTTGATCACCGCCCGGATGAAGGAGATCCGGGAGGCCGGCGTACCGGTCGCCGGATCGTTGTCCCCGCAGAACACCCAGGACTACTACCAGGTGGTCGAGGCGGCCGCGGTCGACTTCTTCGTCATCCGCGGTACGACGGTCTCGGCCGAACACGTCTCCGGTGATCGGGAACCGCTGAACCTGAAGAAGTTCATCTACGACCTCGACGTGCCGGTGATCGTCGGCGGATGTGCGACCTACCAGGCTGCCCTGCACCTGATGCGTACCGGTGCTGCCGGTGTGCTGGTCGGTTTCGGCGGGGGTGCGGCACATACGACCGCCGATGTGCTGGGGATCGAGGTGCCGATGGCCTCCGCACTCGCCGATGTGGCCGAGGCCCGACGGGACTACCTCGACGAGTCCGGTGGGCGCTACGTGCACCTGATCGCCGACGGTTCGATCAGCAAATCCGGTCAGATCGCCAAGGCGATCGCCTGCGGCGCCGATGCGGTGATGGTCGGCAGCCCGCTGGCCCGGGCACATGAGGCGCCCGGTCGCGGATGGCACTGGGGTGCCGAGGCTTGGCATGCGGAGTTGCCGCGCGGTGAGCGGGTGCAGCGGCCGCAGGTCGGCAGCCTGGCCGAGATCCTGCACGGGCCCTCCCGGGTGCCGGACGGCACGATGAACCTGGTCGGTGCCCTGCGCCGTTCGATGGCAACCACCGGGTACACCGAGGTGAAGGAGTTCCAGCGGGTCGAGGTCGTGGTCTCTTGA
- the guaB gene encoding IMP dehydrogenase, whose product MSDDQLSPSGVPVPFATLGLTFDDVLLQPNETDVIPSEADTSSRVSKNIRVRIPLLSSAMDTVTETRMAVAMAREGGIGILHRNLSITDQAAMVDQVKRSEAGMIDEPITIGPDATLGEADELCGHYRISGIPVVDPDNRLLGIVTNRDMRFETDASRPVREVMTPMPLVTGRQGISPDEAMGLLAQHKIEKLPLVDGEGRLTGLITLKDFVKSDKYPDASKDDQGRLRVGAAVGFFGDSWERAMALVEEGVDLLIVDTANGHARGVLDMISKLKAEPLAEGVDVVGGNVATYAGAKALCDAGADAVKVGVGPGSICTTRVVAGVGVPQVTAIHDAARACREAGVPVIGDGGLQYSGDIAKALVAGADAVMLGSLLAGCDESPGELTFINGKQFKTYRGMGSLGAMAARGRKASYSKDRYFQGDVTSDDKLVPEGIEGQVPYRGPLGAVAYQLVGGLRQSMFYTGSHTIPELHAKGRFVRITSAGLRESHPHDIQMTVEAPNYNR is encoded by the coding sequence GTGTCCGACGATCAGCTTTCTCCCTCCGGCGTACCTGTGCCGTTCGCCACTCTCGGTCTGACCTTCGACGACGTTCTGCTGCAGCCGAACGAGACCGATGTGATCCCCAGCGAGGCCGACACCTCGTCGCGGGTCTCGAAGAACATCCGGGTACGGATCCCGCTGCTCTCCTCGGCGATGGACACCGTCACCGAGACCCGGATGGCCGTGGCGATGGCCCGCGAGGGAGGGATCGGCATCCTGCACCGGAACCTGTCGATCACCGACCAGGCGGCCATGGTCGACCAGGTCAAGCGTTCCGAGGCCGGGATGATCGACGAGCCGATCACCATCGGCCCCGATGCCACCCTCGGCGAGGCCGACGAACTCTGCGGCCACTACCGGATCTCCGGCATTCCGGTGGTCGACCCCGACAACCGCCTGCTCGGCATCGTCACCAACCGGGACATGCGCTTCGAGACCGACGCCTCCCGGCCGGTACGCGAGGTGATGACCCCGATGCCACTGGTCACCGGCCGCCAGGGAATCAGCCCGGACGAGGCGATGGGCCTGCTGGCCCAGCACAAGATCGAGAAGCTGCCGCTGGTCGATGGCGAGGGCCGGCTGACCGGGCTGATCACGTTGAAGGACTTCGTGAAGTCCGACAAGTACCCCGACGCCTCCAAGGACGATCAGGGCCGGCTGCGGGTGGGTGCCGCAGTGGGATTCTTCGGTGACTCCTGGGAACGTGCGATGGCACTGGTCGAGGAGGGGGTCGATCTGCTCATCGTCGACACCGCCAACGGCCACGCCCGCGGAGTGCTGGACATGATCAGCAAGCTGAAGGCCGAGCCGCTGGCCGAGGGTGTCGACGTGGTCGGTGGGAATGTCGCGACCTATGCCGGGGCCAAGGCGCTGTGCGATGCCGGGGCCGATGCGGTGAAGGTCGGTGTCGGGCCGGGATCGATCTGCACCACCCGGGTGGTGGCCGGTGTCGGCGTACCGCAGGTGACCGCGATCCACGATGCGGCCCGGGCCTGCCGGGAGGCCGGGGTGCCGGTGATCGGCGACGGCGGGCTGCAGTACTCCGGGGACATCGCCAAGGCCCTGGTGGCCGGTGCCGATGCGGTGATGCTGGGCAGTCTGCTGGCCGGTTGTGACGAGAGCCCCGGTGAGTTGACCTTCATCAACGGCAAGCAGTTCAAGACCTACCGGGGGATGGGTTCGCTGGGCGCGATGGCCGCCCGCGGGCGCAAGGCCTCGTACTCCAAGGACCGTTACTTCCAAGGTGATGTGACCAGCGACGACAAGCTGGTCCCGGAGGGCATCGAAGGACAGGTGCCCTATCGCGGTCCGCTCGGTGCGGTCGCCTATCAACTCGTCGGCGGTCTGCGGCAGTCGATGTTCTACACCGGCTCGCACACCATCCCCGAGCTGCACGCCAAGGGACGGTTCGTCCGGATCACCTCGGCGGGGCTGCGTGAGTCGCACCCGCACGACATCCAGATGACCGTCGAAGCACCGAACTACAACCGCTGA
- a CDS encoding ArsR/SmtB family transcription factor, with product MPDQIAITRHRPLYEIKANLFKALAHPVRIRVLELLCETTEPLPVSRLLTETGQEATVLSQHLGVLRRHHVVTSRRVGNAVFYQLADPSIADLLVTARSFLNSLLTERSADAAALADLPPVHRR from the coding sequence GTGCCCGACCAGATCGCCATCACCCGCCACCGCCCGCTCTACGAGATCAAGGCGAACCTGTTCAAGGCCCTTGCCCACCCGGTGCGGATCCGGGTCCTCGAACTGCTCTGCGAGACCACCGAACCCCTACCGGTGAGCCGATTGCTGACCGAGACCGGGCAGGAGGCGACCGTGCTGTCCCAACACCTCGGAGTGCTCCGGCGCCACCACGTGGTCACCAGCCGGCGGGTCGGCAATGCCGTGTTCTACCAGCTGGCCGATCCCTCCATCGCCGATCTGCTGGTCACCGCCCGCAGCTTCCTGAACAGCCTGCTGACCGAACGCAGCGCCGATGCCGCTGCGCTGGCCGACCTCCCCCCGGTGCATCGCCGATGA
- a CDS encoding SulP family inorganic anion transporter has translation MSPSRAASAAVRTGTEAVRRLLPRRADYAGLRRSWRSDVLAGITVGVVALPLALAFGISSGVGAAAGLITAVVAGLIAAIFGGSNVQVSGPTGAMAVILAPIVAEHGISSLALVTVLAGILVLLLGIFRLGRAVTLIPWPVIEGFTLGIAAIIFLQQVPAAFGVDTPAGMRTLPAALHVVTTADWSLAVRTLAVVAAVALLMIVLPRIRAGFPASLAAVVVVTVVVQFASVPVPRIGALPTELSTPALPNFDPVMVQSLAGAALAIAVLAAIESLLSARVAASMAPTGPYDPDRELTGQGLASVASGLFGGMPATGAIARTAVNVRSGARTRVAAVTHSLLLLGVVYLATGPVAAIPLAALSGVLMVTSFRMVSATTIRQILRSTRSDALIFVVTAVVTVCFDLIEAVQIGILIAALLALRGVAGRSTVEREELPGEHHRGDERIALYRLDGSMFFGAADRLATGIADQAHAADADVVIIAMSRLGMLDATGANSLAQLVQQLEARGLTVLIKGVRPEHRALLDRVGVLDSLRHPNHLLDSLDAAVAHARSHVARLRTGAPGTSDS, from the coding sequence ATGAGCCCGTCACGTGCGGCATCGGCAGCCGTTCGTACCGGCACCGAGGCGGTGCGACGGCTGCTGCCCCGACGCGCCGACTACGCCGGGCTGCGACGCAGCTGGCGCTCCGATGTGCTGGCCGGCATCACCGTCGGCGTGGTCGCCCTGCCGCTGGCCCTGGCCTTCGGCATCAGCTCCGGGGTGGGCGCCGCGGCCGGACTGATCACCGCGGTCGTCGCCGGGCTGATCGCCGCGATCTTCGGCGGCTCCAACGTCCAGGTCTCCGGCCCGACCGGGGCGATGGCGGTGATCCTGGCCCCGATCGTCGCCGAACACGGCATCTCCAGCCTGGCCCTGGTCACCGTGCTGGCCGGCATCCTGGTGCTGTTGCTCGGGATCTTCCGGCTCGGCCGCGCGGTCACCTTGATCCCCTGGCCGGTGATCGAGGGGTTCACCCTCGGGATCGCCGCGATCATCTTCCTGCAACAGGTTCCTGCCGCCTTCGGCGTCGACACTCCGGCAGGGATGCGTACCCTGCCCGCAGCCTTGCACGTGGTGACCACCGCCGACTGGTCGCTGGCCGTCCGGACCCTCGCCGTGGTCGCCGCAGTCGCGCTGCTCATGATCGTGCTGCCACGGATCCGGGCCGGATTCCCCGCCAGCCTGGCAGCGGTCGTGGTGGTCACCGTGGTCGTCCAGTTCGCCTCCGTACCGGTGCCGCGGATCGGTGCCCTGCCGACCGAGCTGTCGACCCCGGCCCTGCCGAATTTCGATCCGGTGATGGTGCAGTCCCTGGCCGGTGCAGCCCTGGCGATCGCCGTACTGGCCGCCATCGAGTCCCTGCTCTCGGCCCGGGTGGCCGCCTCGATGGCACCGACCGGCCCCTACGACCCCGACCGGGAGCTCACCGGGCAGGGATTGGCCTCGGTCGCCTCCGGGCTGTTCGGCGGGATGCCGGCCACCGGTGCGATCGCCCGGACCGCGGTGAACGTCCGTTCCGGTGCCCGTACCCGGGTCGCGGCGGTGACCCACTCCCTGTTGCTGCTCGGTGTGGTCTACCTGGCGACCGGCCCGGTCGCGGCGATTCCGCTGGCCGCCCTGTCCGGGGTACTGATGGTGACGTCGTTCCGGATGGTCTCGGCCACGACGATCCGGCAGATCCTGCGCTCCACCCGCTCCGATGCGCTGATCTTCGTGGTGACCGCCGTGGTGACGGTCTGTTTCGACCTGATCGAGGCGGTGCAGATCGGGATCCTGATCGCCGCCTTACTCGCCCTGCGCGGAGTTGCCGGCCGGAGCACGGTGGAACGGGAGGAACTGCCCGGTGAGCACCATCGCGGAGATGAACGGATCGCCCTGTACCGGCTGGACGGTTCGATGTTCTTCGGTGCCGCCGACCGGCTGGCCACCGGGATCGCCGACCAGGCCCATGCCGCCGACGCCGATGTGGTGATCATCGCCATGTCCCGGTTGGGGATGCTGGATGCGACCGGTGCGAACAGCCTCGCCCAGCTGGTCCAGCAGCTGGAGGCGCGCGGCCTGACGGTGTTGATCAAGGGGGTACGCCCGGAGCATCGTGCCCTGCTGGACCGGGTCGGGGTGCTGGACAGCCTGCGGCACCCGAACCACCTGCTGGACAGCCTGGACGCCGCCGTGGCCCACGCGCGTTCCCATGTCGCACGTCTGCGTACCGGCGCGCCGGGGACCAGCGACTCCTGA
- a CDS encoding aldehyde dehydrogenase family protein, translating into MSTFPAIDPATGQAFAEVVEMDAEQIAAVVDAAAAAYRTSHEWRFPVNRAQALRRLRELLAEHAEELARTETRDTGKPLAQARADVAVSTRYLDFYAGACDKLEGRSIPLGPETVDFTVREPWGVCGQIIPWNYPLQMITRVAAPALAGGNAVVLKPSELASQTPLRWAELAVQAGIPEGMVGIVTGHGQAGAALVQHPEIAHVTFVGSAATGTIVAKAAAERLVPVELELGGKSPNVVFADADLERVVPAVVKALIQNAGQSCSAGSRLLVQREIHDELVTRVAAAFAGLSIGPGLEDPDLGPVVAPQQLQRALSMIETARTDGARVVTGGGAPEAFPDRWYVEPTLITEVTPDMEIFTEEVFGPVLAVTAFDDEAAAVTLANDSPYGLVAGVWTSDLSTAHRVAGAIRAGQVFVNTYGVAGGVEIPFGGMKRSGYGRGKGMDAIWAYTQVKNICIAL; encoded by the coding sequence GTGAGCACCTTCCCCGCGATCGATCCGGCCACCGGGCAGGCTTTCGCCGAGGTGGTCGAGATGGACGCCGAGCAGATCGCTGCCGTCGTCGACGCCGCAGCTGCGGCGTACCGGACCAGCCACGAGTGGCGGTTCCCGGTGAACCGGGCTCAGGCACTGCGGCGACTGCGGGAGCTGTTGGCCGAGCATGCCGAGGAGCTCGCCCGCACCGAGACTCGCGACACCGGCAAACCACTGGCCCAGGCACGGGCCGATGTCGCGGTCAGCACGCGCTATCTGGACTTCTACGCCGGTGCCTGCGACAAGCTGGAGGGCCGCAGCATCCCGCTGGGCCCGGAGACGGTCGACTTCACGGTCCGCGAGCCCTGGGGTGTCTGCGGGCAGATCATCCCCTGGAACTATCCCCTGCAGATGATCACCCGGGTTGCCGCACCCGCCCTGGCCGGCGGCAATGCGGTGGTCCTGAAACCCTCCGAACTCGCCTCGCAGACCCCGTTGCGCTGGGCCGAACTCGCAGTGCAGGCAGGCATCCCCGAGGGGATGGTCGGCATCGTCACCGGGCACGGGCAGGCCGGCGCCGCCCTGGTGCAGCATCCCGAGATCGCCCACGTGACCTTCGTGGGTTCGGCGGCCACCGGCACGATCGTGGCCAAGGCGGCCGCCGAACGACTGGTCCCGGTGGAACTGGAACTCGGTGGGAAGTCACCGAATGTGGTCTTCGCCGACGCCGATCTCGAGCGGGTCGTACCGGCGGTGGTGAAGGCGCTGATCCAGAACGCCGGGCAGAGCTGCTCGGCCGGTTCGCGGCTGCTGGTGCAACGCGAGATCCACGACGAACTGGTGACCCGGGTGGCCGCGGCCTTCGCCGGCCTCAGCATCGGTCCGGGCCTCGAGGACCCCGATCTGGGGCCTGTGGTCGCACCCCAGCAGCTGCAGCGGGCGTTGTCGATGATCGAGACGGCCCGCACCGACGGTGCCCGGGTGGTGACCGGCGGCGGCGCGCCGGAGGCATTTCCCGACCGGTGGTACGTCGAACCGACGCTGATCACCGAGGTCACCCCGGACATGGAGATCTTCACCGAGGAGGTGTTCGGCCCGGTGCTGGCCGTCACCGCCTTCGACGACGAGGCCGCGGCGGTCACACTGGCCAATGACTCCCCCTACGGCTTGGTGGCCGGAGTGTGGACCTCCGATCTGTCCACCGCCCACCGGGTGGCCGGGGCGATCCGGGCCGGACAGGTGTTCGTCAACACCTACGGTGTCGCGGGTGGGGTGGAGATCCCGTTCGGCGGCATGAAACGGTCCGGGTACGGCCGGGGCAAGGGGATGGACGCGATCTGGGCCTACACCCAGGTGAAGAACATCTGCATCGCACTCTGA